The window GACCGTCCAATATCCGGCGGCTTTGCGGAAGACTCCCTTTTGAGCAGTGCCTGTTTGTGAGGCGCCAGGGGACAAGAAGGGCTCGGCGCTTGGCGTGTTGTCTGCCATAGTTTTTGTCGATCCGTTTTTCGGGGGATTTGGATCAGAACGCGCCCGCAAAAATCCTACCAGCAGGCACGCCCCGAGCAACCCTTGCAAAGTGCACTGCTCGTGCGCTCATTTCCTGGACCGGCCACAGTTTGTGCAGCTGTTTTTTCACGCCTAATCGGCAACTGATGGAGAAAGTCCGCATTGAGGGTTGTCCGACCGCTTTGCGGTGTTTGGGCCTTGCTAGGCAGTTTGGAGCCGGTCTGGCAACCAGCCGGTCACCCGTTATGAAGAGTCACAAGAGCCGTTGCGGTCGAGGGAGGCATAATGTCTCAGCCAAAAATCATTTCGACCATCGGTAGAGCGATCGAAGCGCCTGCGCTGAGAAAATTCAAAGCGCGTGTGCTCGGCGAAGTCGTGCTCCCCGGTGAGGAGCGCTATGAGCGAGCCCGTCGAACCTGGAACGGGATGATTGACCCCCGACATCCCGCAATGATTGTCCGGTGCATCGCCCCTGCTGACGTAGTCCGCTGCGTCGAGTTCGCGCGCGCCAATGATCTCGCTATCGCCGTTCGTGCCGGCGGTCACAGCGCGTGCGGAGACTCCTTCTGCGAGGGCGGATTGGTCATCGACGTTTCAGGCATGAAGAATGTGGCAGTCGACGCCGGGTCAGGCACGGCTCGCGCTGACGCGGGACTTACCGTGGGCGAATTCGATCGGGCGACCGAACCTTTGGGCCTGGCGACGGTGTTGGGCGAGTGCGCTTCGGTTGGGATTGCCGGGTACACCTTGGGCGGCGGACTCGGCCGATTGATGGGTAAACACGGCTCCGGAAGCGACAATCTTCTCTCTGCTGAACTTGTAGATGCCGACTGCGGGGCGTTCCGCGTGAGCACGGAGGAAAACGAGGATCTCTTCTGGGCCATCCGAGGAGCTGGGGCGAATTTTGGCATTGTCACGTCGCTTGAATATCGCCTGCATCGCGTCGGACATTGTCTGGCCGGTTCATTGACCTACCCGATCGCGGACTTCCGCGAGGTCCTTACTTTTCTCGATGACTACATGATGAGTGTTCCGGACGAATTGGACCTCGTCATCGACGTGGGTAACCCCGATCTGATGACGCTCGCACCTCGCATCAATCGGCCGATAGTCAACCTTTCGGTGAGCTACTGCGGAGATCTGCAAAAAGGCGAGGAGGCGATCAGGCCTTTGCGCTCATTCTGCAGAAACATCGCCGACAGCATCCGGCCGATGTCCTACTTTGAAATGCAGACTCTGAGCAATCTTCTGCCTTTGACCGAATTCGTGTCGTCGGGAGGATCGATTCGCATGGAAAGCGGGTTCATCGAGCGGCTCGCACCCGACCTCATAGAGACCATCGCGGCGTTTATTGCGGAACCTCCCCCGTGCGTTTGGCTCAGCATCGAGCACTACCTGCACGGTGCGGTATGCCTTCCCGCGCCAGCGCAGTCCGCATTTGCACTCAGACGGCCGGGTTACAGCTCGCGAATCTTGTCGGCCTGGCGCGATCCGAAGCAGGCGGACGTTTCCGCTGAATGGGTACAGCGCCTCGATTGCGCGCTGAAACCCTTCGCCGCTGGTGCGATGTATTTGAACTATTTGACTAATGCAGCGGGTGATGCGGGGGTCAGGACCGCCTACGGTGCGAATTACGACCGTCTTGCCGAACTGAAGAGCAAGTACGACCCAACCAACTTTTTCAACTCGAATCGCAATATCCAACCCGCAGCATGCTTCAAATGACCCGGAATACCTCCGTGCGGTACCTGTGCAGTCCTTTTCCGGGCCGGCGACGTTTTGTGCACTGCTTTCTTCACGCCTTACCGATCGCCGGCTCATCGTGCGGCACTCAGCCTAGGAGGTTGACCAAAATGAAGACTCTCACTTGGAAAACGATACTTGCGACGCTCAATCCGTCGCCGCTCTTCGAGGCGGTCGCTGCCTTCGCTGAAGAACGCGCGACCAGAGATAGGCAGACCTGTTCGAAACAATCCACTCATCAGGAGGAACGACCGTGTCACAGCGGGCAGCGCTAACCACCGATGAACAAGAGCTGGCCGGCGTCTGGGACGAACACCTCCGCGCCGAGTTCCAAGCGCGCAGCGTAAAAGAGACCCTCGCCACGATGGTGGCAAATCCGTGCCTCCATCTGGCGCCCGTGATGCTCGGCGCCAGCGGAAAAGAAGAAGTGTCCGAGTTCTACGGGCGCTTCATGTCGCAGATCCCGAGCGACACGGAAATAGTCCCGGTGTCGCGAACCGTAGGCCAGGGGAGGGTGGTGGAAGAGATCATCTTCCGGTTCACTCACGACGTTCGGATGGATTGGATGGTCCCCGGCGTTCCACCCACCGGCAAGCGAGTCGAGATACCATTGCTCATTGTCATCCAGTTCGATGGTGACAAGATGGCGCACGAGCACCTGTATTGGGATCAGGCCTCGGTGCTGGTGCAGCTCGGTGTGCTCTCACCTGCCCGCTTGCCGGTCGTTGGGGCGGAGAGAGCGCGCGCAATCATCGATCCCAGCATACCGCTCAATGGCCTGCTGCGTCCTTCCCGCGAAACCGCCGGCGCCTCCCCTTGGCCCGCCGCGCGATCCTCAAGCGGCGATGCTTTTAGAAGAGTAAGCGATCAAAGAGATCGCGTCTGACCGATTTGCGTAAGGAGTTGTAACCATGAGTCACAAGGGATTTTCCCACATCGGCCTCTCCACCCTCGACCTCGACAAGACCCGCGAGTTTTATGAGCAGGTGCTGGGATTTAAACCAGTAATCGCCGACACGATAAAGATCAAAGAAGGCGGACGCCTGCGGCACATCTTCTTCGACATAGGGCGCGACCAGCTGATTGCCTTTTTGGAGCCGCAGCGCGTTCCCGGCGTGCCGGCAGAATACGACGCCGGGATCAACCGCGGACTGGGTGTGCCAGCCGCTTTCTATCATTTTGCTTTCGAGGCCGGCTCAGAGGCAGCTTTGACGGACAAACGCGATGAGCTTCGCGCCAAAGGAGTTGAGGTCACCGACGTTGTCGATCACGGCTTCGCCAGGTCGATCTATTTCAAGGACCCCAACGGTCTGTCTCTCGAGTACTGCTGTTTCGTCCGCAATCTCACCAAAGATGACGCGACGATGCAGGAGCGATTCACAGTGCCACGCGCGGCGCTGGAAATGAGTACCGCAAACGAGATGATCAAGGAGCGTCGGTTCGCGACAGGGCCAAAACCCCGAGTTGTGCATCGGCTAGATAGTCAGAAAGTTCGACGCAACTTGCCGAAAGAGAGATCCGCGGTCAGGCGGGTGACAGGTAACGTCTTTTGCCTAATCAGACGATCGACAACGAGATGAGGACCGTGAATGTCGCTTCGACGACACGCAAACGCCACCGCGGCGTTGAATTCGTCGTCTGGAACCGTGGGAATGCGTGGTTTTGGTTTCTAACCCGTCGGCGTGAGAAGAGCGGAATCATCGGTGCGACCACAAATCAGGCTAGAGCGGTGCGTGACGCCTGCTGGTCGATTGAAGAGATACTGCAATCTCCAGAAGGAGACTCCAGTAACGAAACTGGGTTTATCAGTGAAGACGATGAGTCATAAGGTTTCCACTTTTTTCCACCAAGAGCGTGGCTTCAGATACGCGATCGCAAACGAAAAGTTCGGCGATGCGATTATCCACCTCTTGAGCGAGTGCTTCTCCCGCGAGCCTATGGGTGCTGCATTTGGACTCTCGGCCCACGACTTAGCGCCTCTGATCGCTCGCTTCATTCCGGAATGCACGAACAATGGCCTTTCGGTTATCGCAACGCCTGCGGATCACTCAGAGATGCGGGGACCGGTCCACGGTTTGTGCAGCCAGGTTTTCACGCCTCATATCTAGACCGACGACAAAACGGAGACATCCAATGTTGAAAATGAAAATCGCAGATAGAATGAATTCGCTGGCCGTGAGGACGGCGACTGACACGGATGCAAGCGCGATCCGAACCCTCGCGGCGGTGCGCGAACTCGATCCGAAGATCCGGGCCGCGGCCAACGAGATCGAGCTGGGACGACGCCTCCCGCTGCACATCGTGCACGACATGCAGCGCGCGGGCGTGTTTCGAATGTCGATGCCACGAGCGTGGGGCGGATCTGAGCTGGATTTACCATCACAGCTGGAAGTGATTGAAGCATTGTCGAAAGCAGATGGGTCGGTAGGTTGGTGTGCGATGATCGGTACCGACGCCGGATACACTACCGCATTCATCGATCAGGCCGTAGCGCGCGAAATGTATCCTGACGTTGATATGGTCACAGCAATCACATTCGCGCCTCCCGGGAAGGCCGTGAAAACCAGGGACGGCTTCGTGGTCAACGGTCGTTGGCCGTTCGCAAGCGGCTGTCAGCACGCAACCTGGTTCGTCGGCCACTTCGCGGTTTTTGATGGCGATTCGCAATGCCTCGATCGCGACGGCTTGCCCGAAACCCGGTTCGGTTTCTTGCCAGCTGAAGAATGCGAAATCATCGATACCTGGAGGACCAACGGGCTGCGGGGAAGCGGAAGTCACGATTGGGCGGTCAAAAATCGCTTCATCCCCGAAGCACGGACCTACAACCTGGCGTCCCCCACCAGGTATCGGAAAGGTCCGTTGTATCAGCTCCCCAACTTGCTGTTCTACAAATTCTCCGCGGTCTGCCTGGGAATTGCTCGCGGTGCGATCGAGGATTTTGTCGCCTTAGCTCACAACAAGGCGATGACGTTTAAGTCACCGTCGGCCGGCAAAGCGACGCTGCGCGACGAGACTTGGGCGCAGTACACAGTCGCGCACGCCGAAGCGATGGTCAGTTCCGCGCGTGCATTTGTCTTCGAGACGGTTGGCGACATGTGGAGTACGCTGGTTACCGGCAAACTCCCTTCCCACCAGCAGCGCGCTCGCGGCCGACTCGCGATGGCACACGCCAGCACCGCATGCACGCAGGCGGTGGAACTTCTCTACAAGGCCAACGGAGGATCATCGGTTTATACCGGAAGCGCATTCGACCGGCGCCTGCGGGACATCCAGACCGTCAACCAACATACGGTCGTGTCGCTCAAGACTTGGGAAGTTATGGGCCGTGTGCTGTTAGGCCTGGAACCCAACTATGGCCTACTGTTTTGACCAAGCCCTTTGGAATCATCGGCCTTTAGTCGCGGTCTCCTTTGTCTACATGACGCCCGGCATTTCACGGGTCCGAGCGACTGCCGTATTGAATCGCCGGCGTCCTGAAAGGGAGGTAGCAGCTCTGGCCCGACCTGCACCCCGCGTGCGGCGATTCGGTGGTTGCTCCTGACTCCACTGACCGCCTGAATGTCTATGGAACTCGGAGCATAGGTCGCAGGTTGAGCGGTGCTAATTACTTCGGAAGTTGAGTCTCAAACGTCCGACGCATCAAATCCAGCCTCCCATGCGGCCGTGTCGGAATATTCAAGATGCCTACATATCAATCCAGCTCGCACCGTCCAGACATGAGCCCAGGAGGTATTGACTACTTTACCGGTCGCTCGGACGCGGCACCTTTCGTGGCCGAGAACGATTACGTTATTTCCGGCCGCGATGAATTCATCCGGTGAGAAAACTTGAAACTCGAGTGCGTCGGCGATCGTGCCGAGGAATCGACCGGCCCCATCTTTTCCGCGCCATCTCCCTGCCCAGGGAATCTTTTCGGAGCCGAAAAAAGTCAAATCGAAATCATCAGTGACCAAGCGCAGGCGGGTCGAGATGTCGCCTTCGACGATCGCTTGGTAGATGCGTTGGACGATATGAAGATTGTCCTGCTCGCTCATTTGTCATCCTCGGCAAGTCGGTCGGTTCGCCGCGAACACCCGCCTTTGTGCTTACGAGCAAAGTTGCTGTAAGCACAAGGCTGGAAAGATTCAAGGGGGTCATCATGGAGGACCAGGATCGGTCTGCGCCTTCCGTCGAGGCGCGCATGTACCAGCTCATTTTCGGCTATATGGCAGTCCCCGCGATTGGAGTCGCCGCGAAGCTACGAATACCGGATTTAATCGCCGATTCCGCGATGACCGCTGAGGAATTAGCCGGCCTGACCAGCGCCGATGCACCCTCGCTGAGTCGTTTGCTCCGGTTTCTCGCGAGCCTCGGTATCTTCATCGAAGACGGCGCTGGGAGATTCCAGCACACTCCGATGAGTGAATCGCTCCGAAGCGACGCCCCGCAATCGTTCAGCGGCCTGGCAATCATGGTGAGCTCTGAATACATGTGGCGCCCATGGGGCGATCTTCACCACGCGGTCCTCACCGGCAAGCCCGGATTCGATCGCGTGCACGGCGCATCAGTTCTTGAGTATCTCGCCGCTCATCCCGACGAGCTCGCGATTCGCAATGCCGCGATGACCTCGATTTCATCGGTCGAGCTTCCTCAAATTCTCGCGGCCTACGACTTTTCGCAGTTCAAGTGCATCGCGGACTTGGGCGGAGGCCATGGCGCCCTTCTCTATGGAATACTGTCCAAACATCCCAAGGTGCGCGGTATCCTGGCCGACCTCCCGCACGTGGTCGCAGGCGCTACACTCTTGCGCTCCAGCCAATGGCCGAGCGCTGCGAGATAATCGGTGTGGATCTTTTCAAAAGAGTGCCATCGGGCGCCCATGGCTACCTGATGAAATACATTATTCATGGCTTCAACGACGCCGACGCACTCAAGATCATAAGAAATTGTCGTCAGATGATGAATCTCAACGCAAAACTACTGCTGATCGAGCGGGTTCTAAATCCGCCGAACGAACCCGATCCAGGAAAGTTTATGGACCTGCAGATGCTCGTCGTTGCGCCCGGCGGTCGCGAGCGGACCGCAGCGGACTACCAAACACTCCTGCATGAAGGGGGCTTCTCCCTGGAGCGAGTAATTCCCACAACTGGTCCTTTGTCGATTATCGAGAGCCAGCCGTCTAGCTGATCAAATCGAGGGGGAAGGAACCACGTCGGAACAGACCCCGCGCGTTCGACGCCAAACCCTCGAAGGTTCGGCTCGAGGGTGTTAGTTAAGAGAACCTGCCGGAGAACGAAGTGCTCGCCTCTTGAGATAAAATAGAGAAGCAAAGGGTGACAGCGCATAGCACGCAATAGCAGACTTGTAATTGCGGTGCTTAACGTTAAACTTAACCACCCCGTTGGGGGCGGGTTCACGACATTCCACGACCACGAGATGGACACATGCCGCCAGCTCGGGGTGGAGACCCGTAGAGACCCGGCTGGAACGGCGTTGCGAAGGTCATTCCGGTCAAGAGTTCGGCGACGTTAACCCAAAGGATTCGCGCAACGCCAACCCGGCCGCCCACTAGGTAGGGGCCGACATGTTAAGAACTCCCGATCTGAGCGCCCTACCTCCTCAAAACCCCGAACATTCGGGTGCAACTGGGAAAATTAACAACAGCGAGAATGCGGCGGAGGCGTTGAAGGGCAACGGATTTAGAAAGCGATTTTCCGGAGGCGAAGCTACAAAATGATATCGGCAACCGCCAGCGAGAAGAGAGAAGTCCTCCAAGCCATTACCTTCGGCAAGCCCACGGCTGAAGAGGAAGGAAAGGATCTCAGTGCCTACTTCGTGGAGACCGATCAATGGCACAAGATCTTCGCCGGCGACATTGACGTCGTATACGGTCCCAAAGGAGCGGGGAAGAGCGCGCTCTACGCGCTTCTGCTTAGTAGGACATCCGAGCTGTTCGACCGCGGAATAATAGTGGTCCCTGCCGAGAATCCGCGCGGCGCCGTCGCGTTCAGAGACCTGGTCAGCAATCCCCCGGCAGACGAGTCGGAGTTTCGAAATCTGTGGAAACTCTTCTTCCTCGTACTGCTCGCCCACACTCTCAGGGACTATGGGATCTCGTCGGCGCATCTACAGAAAGTGATCGATTGTCTTGAGGAAGCTCGGCTCCTCCCAAGAAACGTTTCGCTTCACGCACTCCTTCGCAGCGCATCTAGTTACGTACGGCGCATTATGCGGGGCGACGCGGTGGCTTTCGAAACAACACTCGGTGTGGATCCGATGAACTCCGCGCCTTCGCTGACTGGCAGGATCCGCTTCGTCGAACCCACCGGGATTGAGGAGAGCCTCGGGTGCGTTTCAGTCGAACAGCTACTCGAATGGACCAACCTAGCGCTAGAAGAGGCTGGATTCAGGGTCTGGCTGGTTCTCGATCGGCTCGATGTCGCTTTTGCAGAATCTGCAGATCTCGAGCGCAACGCGCTTCGCGCTCTTTTCCGAGTCTACCTCGACCTGAGAAGGTTCAACGCGATTGCGCTTAAAATTTTCCTTCGTACTGACATCTGGATGAACATCTTGCGGGGAGGCTTTCGCGAAGCAAGCCACATCAGCAGTCAAATGACCATCTCCTGGGACGAAGCGTCGCTACTGAATCTCGTGATTCGCCGCGCGATTCACAACAAGGCGTTGCGGGAGTTCTATGCTGTCGAGGTTCAGGACGTGCTTGCAGATCGCGGGAGGCAGGTGGAACTCTTTTATCGCATCTTTCCGCGTCGGGTTCCCTCCAAAGAGCAGGCTCGGTCGTTCGAGTGGATACTGCAAAATACCTGCGACGGCTCCCGGCGCAATTCGCCTCGGGAGTTAATACACCTTCTTTCGGTTGCGCAACGACTTCAACTCCGAAGGATGGAGATCGGGCAGGCACCACCCGACGGAGAGTCATTATTTGAATCTCCCTCCCTGCTGCCCGCGTTGCCAGAGGTTTCGCGAGTCCGCTTCGAACAGACCCTTTGCGCGGAATACCCGCAACTTCGAGAGCGTATGCAGCAACTCGAAAATGAAAAAAGCCTTCAGACGGCAGGTACTCTTGCCACCATCTGGGGGTTGAATCTGCACACAGCGCTCGAGACCGCATACCAGTTGGTCGATATTGGGTTTTTCCAGTTCAAAGGTACAAGGCACTCGCCTGAGTTCAAGGTGCCTCTGCTTTATCAACGCGCACTCAAGATGAGGAGTTTGGGTTAATACCGCGAGGGCACGATCGCTGGTGACACCGGTGAAGTCGGTTCCCCACTGCACCTACTTTCCGGCGGGCTAGAACGCGACAGGGGCCGACGCAAGGACGCGCCGCGTCCCTCCTCGATACAACTTTGGTTGGCTGAGCTCGCCGCCACGATTGAGGGAAGCCTGGTCTGAATGCGCGGAGACAGTCGTTCCGCGCATTTAAAGCGGTTGAACTACATCCCACCGCCACGGTTTGGCTCGGTTTAAACGCTGTGTTAGTCCCATCATGAGTCGCAGCAACCAGGAGCAAAGCAGGATGACAAAGATATTCGGTGCGGAGTCGACCACGGACGAAGTGCTGGAGGGAGCTAATCTCTCCGGCAAACGAATTCTGGTGACCGGCGTCTCGGCGGGTCTGGGCGTGGAAACCGTTCGCTCGCTCACCGCGCACGGCGCCAGCGTCGTCGGCACCGCGCGCGATCTGGCGAAGGCGAGGCGCGCCCTAGCGCCGGTAGTTCCGCAAGGGGCGCAGGGGGCGACGATCGATCTGGTCGAAATGGATCTGGCTTCGCTCAAGAGCGTGCGCAAAGCGGCCAGCGAGGTGCTGGCGCAGGGAAAACGGTTCGACCTGATCGTCGCCAATGCGGGCGTGATGGCGTGTCCGTGGGGCAAGACCGCCGACGGTTTCGAGACGCAATTTGGTACCAATCATCTCGGCCACTTCGTATTCGTGAACCAGCTCGTGGCGCTGCTCAACCCGGGGGGCCGCATCGTCTCGCTATCGTCCGCAGGTCACCGCATCTGCGATGTCGATCTGGAAGATCCCAATTTCGAGCGCACCGAGTACCAGCCCTTCACCGGCTACGGACGTTCGAAGACCGCGAACATCCTGTACGCAGTAGCGCTCGACAATCGCCTTAAGGCTCGCGGCATCCGCGCGACTGCGCTGCATCCGGGTGGCATCCAGACCGAGCTCGGACGGCATCTGACCCCGGAGCTTATCGAACAAATGCAGGCGCGTTGGAGAGCGGGCA of the Candidatus Binataceae bacterium genome contains:
- a CDS encoding FAD-binding oxidoreductase — translated: MSQPKIISTIGRAIEAPALRKFKARVLGEVVLPGEERYERARRTWNGMIDPRHPAMIVRCIAPADVVRCVEFARANDLAIAVRAGGHSACGDSFCEGGLVIDVSGMKNVAVDAGSGTARADAGLTVGEFDRATEPLGLATVLGECASVGIAGYTLGGGLGRLMGKHGSGSDNLLSAELVDADCGAFRVSTEENEDLFWAIRGAGANFGIVTSLEYRLHRVGHCLAGSLTYPIADFREVLTFLDDYMMSVPDELDLVIDVGNPDLMTLAPRINRPIVNLSVSYCGDLQKGEEAIRPLRSFCRNIADSIRPMSYFEMQTLSNLLPLTEFVSSGGSIRMESGFIERLAPDLIETIAAFIAEPPPCVWLSIEHYLHGAVCLPAPAQSAFALRRPGYSSRILSAWRDPKQADVSAEWVQRLDCALKPFAAGAMYLNYLTNAAGDAGVRTAYGANYDRLAELKSKYDPTNFFNSNRNIQPAACFK
- a CDS encoding ester cyclase — its product is MSQRAALTTDEQELAGVWDEHLRAEFQARSVKETLATMVANPCLHLAPVMLGASGKEEVSEFYGRFMSQIPSDTEIVPVSRTVGQGRVVEEIIFRFTHDVRMDWMVPGVPPTGKRVEIPLLIVIQFDGDKMAHEHLYWDQASVLVQLGVLSPARLPVVGAERARAIIDPSIPLNGLLRPSRETAGASPWPAARSSSGDAFRRVSDQRDRV
- a CDS encoding VOC family protein; protein product: MSHKGFSHIGLSTLDLDKTREFYEQVLGFKPVIADTIKIKEGGRLRHIFFDIGRDQLIAFLEPQRVPGVPAEYDAGINRGLGVPAAFYHFAFEAGSEAALTDKRDELRAKGVEVTDVVDHGFARSIYFKDPNGLSLEYCCFVRNLTKDDATMQERFTVPRAALEMSTANEMIKERRFATGPKPRVVHRLDSQKVRRNLPKERSAVRRVTGNVFCLIRRSTTR
- a CDS encoding acyl-CoA dehydrogenase family protein, with the protein product MLKMKIADRMNSLAVRTATDTDASAIRTLAAVRELDPKIRAAANEIELGRRLPLHIVHDMQRAGVFRMSMPRAWGGSELDLPSQLEVIEALSKADGSVGWCAMIGTDAGYTTAFIDQAVAREMYPDVDMVTAITFAPPGKAVKTRDGFVVNGRWPFASGCQHATWFVGHFAVFDGDSQCLDRDGLPETRFGFLPAEECEIIDTWRTNGLRGSGSHDWAVKNRFIPEARTYNLASPTRYRKGPLYQLPNLLFYKFSAVCLGIARGAIEDFVALAHNKAMTFKSPSAGKATLRDETWAQYTVAHAEAMVSSARAFVFETVGDMWSTLVTGKLPSHQQRARGRLAMAHASTACTQAVELLYKANGGSSVYTGSAFDRRLRDIQTVNQHTVVSLKTWEVMGRVLLGLEPNYGLLF
- a CDS encoding nuclear transport factor 2 family protein, with amino-acid sequence MSEQDNLHIVQRIYQAIVEGDISTRLRLVTDDFDLTFFGSEKIPWAGRWRGKDGAGRFLGTIADALEFQVFSPDEFIAAGNNVIVLGHERCRVRATGKVVNTSWAHVWTVRAGLICRHLEYSDTAAWEAGFDASDV
- a CDS encoding methyltransferase; translated protein: MEDQDRSAPSVEARMYQLIFGYMAVPAIGVAAKLRIPDLIADSAMTAEELAGLTSADAPSLSRLLRFLASLGIFIEDGAGRFQHTPMSESLRSDAPQSFSGLAIMVSSEYMWRPWGDLHHAVLTGKPGFDRVHGASVLEYLAAHPDELAIRNAAMTSISSVELPQILAAYDFSQFKCIADLGGGHGALLYGILSKHPKVRGILADLPHVVAGATLLRSSQWPSAAR
- a CDS encoding methyltransferase; this encodes MDLFKRVPSGAHGYLMKYIIHGFNDADALKIIRNCRQMMNLNAKLLLIERVLNPPNEPDPGKFMDLQMLVVAPGGRERTAADYQTLLHEGGFSLERVIPTTGPLSIIESQPSS
- a CDS encoding SDR family NAD(P)-dependent oxidoreductase, which translates into the protein MTKIFGAESTTDEVLEGANLSGKRILVTGVSAGLGVETVRSLTAHGASVVGTARDLAKARRALAPVVPQGAQGATIDLVEMDLASLKSVRKAASEVLAQGKRFDLIVANAGVMACPWGKTADGFETQFGTNHLGHFVFVNQLVALLNPGGRIVSLSSAGHRICDVDLEDPNFERTEYQPFTGYGRSKTANILYAVALDNRLKARGIRATALHPGGIQTELGRHLTPELIEQMQARWRAGNPGGQAPAVRFKTVPQGAATTVWSGCVAPAEAVGGRYCEDCHVAEVNDKEAPRIGVKSYAIDPARAEALWTKSEEMVGEKFAVS